One genomic segment of Bacteroides caccae includes these proteins:
- the trmB gene encoding tRNA (guanosine(46)-N7)-methyltransferase TrmB, with the protein MGKNKLEKFADMASYPHVFEYPYSAVDNVPFDMKGNWHKEFFKNDHPIVLELGCGRGEYTVGLGKMFPEKNFIAVDIKGARMWTGATESLQAGMKNVAFLRTNIEIIERFFAEGEVSEIWLTFSDPQMKKATKRLTSTYFMERYRKFLKPNGIIHLKTDSNFMFTYTKYMIETNGLPVEFMTEDLYHSDLVDDILGIKTYYEQQWLDRGLNIKYIKFRLPQEGQLKEPDVEIELDSYRSYNRSKRSGLQTSK; encoded by the coding sequence ATGGGAAAGAATAAATTAGAGAAGTTTGCCGATATGGCGAGTTATCCGCATGTGTTCGAATATCCGTATTCGGCAGTGGATAATGTGCCTTTTGACATGAAGGGAAATTGGCACAAGGAGTTTTTCAAGAACGATCATCCGATTGTGCTCGAACTGGGCTGTGGACGGGGAGAATATACGGTCGGTCTGGGGAAGATGTTTCCTGAAAAGAACTTTATTGCGGTAGATATTAAAGGAGCCCGTATGTGGACGGGGGCAACGGAGTCGTTGCAGGCCGGAATGAAGAATGTGGCATTCCTGCGCACGAACATTGAAATCATCGAACGGTTCTTTGCCGAAGGCGAAGTGAGCGAGATATGGCTTACGTTCTCCGACCCGCAAATGAAGAAGGCGACCAAGCGGCTTACTTCGACCTATTTTATGGAACGGTATCGGAAGTTCCTCAAACCGAACGGTATCATTCACCTGAAGACGGACAGTAACTTTATGTTCACTTATACAAAGTATATGATAGAAACGAACGGGCTTCCGGTGGAGTTTATGACGGAGGATTTATATCATTCGGATCTGGTAGACGATATTCTTGGTATCAAGACCTACTATGAACAACAATGGCTCGACCGGGGTTTAAATATCAAGTATATCAAATTCCGCCTTCCGCAAGAAGGACAGTTGAAGGAACCGGATGTGGAAATTGAACTGGATTCATACCGCAGTTATAATCGTAGTAAGCGGAGTGGATTGCAGACTAGT